ACTTTGCTACGTGTGGGAAAGCCTGATTGCTGATGCTGAGAGCTAGCGCCTGTGTCACAGCCTCTGCGCGATTACTGCGTTgagctctttctctttgccccccccccccaaagctaACCTCCCAGAAAGCACTCTCCACCCCATATGTTAAGTCACAGAATTACTAGGAACACAACTAAAGTTATTTTTGTGTGCATAAGAGTGACGTCATATGAGTCTTAATTAAAGAATATTGGAAGTTTATTTATTGCAGGACTTGCTGGTATTCTGAGAACGATTTCTAATGTAATCTTCTAGCTTCACCTCAGATTATTGTATATTTAACTTGAAACTTTTAGAATATTAAGAgttcaaagaagataaacaaggCTTGGAAAACTGACAAGTGTGTGTCCTGACAAAGCATGTTAGAACAGTTCCAACATGCTTTTTCCCACTAATGTGCACATTCTCTGATTACCAATCAGTGTAggttgctttctttttcatttcttcaagcCCACTACCACCACATCATCATTTTACTTGTTGATTTTGCTTACTGTCTATCTCCcactctgtgctgtgagcaccacaaaggcaaggattttttttgttttgttcactgcttttaatctagtttcttttcttttcttttttggtttttttttttttttttttttttgctttaatgtttgtttcttttgagagagagcacgtacatgagcgggggagagggagagagaatcccaagcagactccaagctatCGGAGCCACTCTAtacgacacagggctcaatcccaggaactgtgagatcatgacctgagctgacatcaagagccagacacttaactgacagagccacccaggagcctcttaGTCTAGTTAaagcagtgtctggcacatgataggtacttagtaaatatttgtggaattattACTAAttctttttgtccatttttgtcTATAAGATGGTTGGTCTGAGTAATCTGATAGTGCAGTCTCTATAAATCATGTAAGTTGAGCATTCCCTGTAAGGTGGATTCAGTTTTGATCATGTCAAAGTTCCACTCATGTTTGAAGGGAGGGGTTCCCAAACAGTTTTACCTAATCCAGATTTCATCCATTGAGCATTGAACTGGTAGAAACAGTAACCAGTAAGTTCAATAACAATACATAGCTCAGATCATGGAATGTTTCTGATTTAAGTGTAGCCTATAAATGAACTACTAAAAATGTAGTTCTTTAAATTGCAGGgttttgaaccttttttttttaatgttaattttttgagagagagtgatcagggaggggcggggggggggcagggggaagaggatccaaagcaggctctgtgctgacagcagcgagcccaacacggggcttgaactcaaccaactgtgagatcatgacctgagccaaagtcagatgctcaactgagtcacccagaggtCCCAGGTTTTGAACCTTTTAACCTATATATAATGCTGAGCTTCATTTATATTGTTCCCTTAATTTGGTCTTGTTGAGTACTATATAATATTATATCATAGTATATAATGATAGATGCAAACCATCTCTGTCTACTACATTAGAAGTAAATGTGCATTcaccttcaaatattttctctctcactaGTACAGTCTGTACCACCAAACTTTATTATTCCTCAGTTTACAAAGACTTTTTCCTCAATACCCAGATTCCagttaaactattttaaaaggtcAGATCCTATTACATGAAATTTCAGTGATGCATTGATGTGGAGGAACTTTATCATCTGgcatttggaaacatttttataatagtggaattttatttattgcagtaagatatttaattttcttttcaatcttatattttgaataaagttACAATTTTGCTTTCGTCAAGTATTCAGCTcctcacatgaaaaaaaaaatacaagctgaATAAAAGTAATcccaaaggtttttctttttcacatcttCACAATTACTCATTCACACTCAAGGTGTTGCTGTCCTGGACCTGCTTAGCTCTCATCTGACCAAACTGAATCTTTGATTCACTCATTTGGAACTATTTATTTAAGACCTACTTTTGTTCCAGCTGCAGAGGTAACAACATGCACGAAAGACAGCACCTGCCCTTGGGATGGTTGTTTTGATCTTTTCTCAAGTAAAAACTTGCTAGATTGGAAAGTTGGAAAACAATGTGATAAATCACTGGCTACTGTGGTATTAAGAACTGATAAGACTTAATGAATGTATTACTTTCAGaaggatattttctattttaaaaggatttctgGAGTTAATTCTTCCTAACCAAAAGACAAACCTCACTGATTCACAGTTCAGTGTTGGTTAAATTGGCAAGTTGATGCAAGAGATTTTGAAGTCAGCCATCCTTTTCATACTCTTTAGTTTAAAATGAATGAGACCATCTGGGGCTCTTGGGTGCtcagttaattgtccaacttaggctcaggtcacgatcacagtttgtgagtttgagtcccgcgtagggctgtgtgctgatagctcagaacctagagcctgcttcagattctgtagtctccctctctctgtccctcccctgctcacgttctccctctctctctctgtctctcggtctctctcggtccctctctcaacagtaaataaacatttaaaaaaaaatttttttaaaggaggccaTCTGTACCTGAGGCCAATCTTCCCTAGGATAGAATACAATAATTCTAGTCTGATTCTTAGACCTGGGAGGAATCTGCTATGTCTCCTGAGAATCAAAAGAACTGTagtcgcttttttttttccatctcaaatTGTTGGACTGTAACAGTGGATTTGTAGAAGCTGTGTGTACTGAAATATGCAGCTTACAGATGAGAGCATATCAGTGCTTCATAATAGTGAGTTGTTTTATATGGATTACATTGAGTAGCTctaccaaaaaaacaaaggaaggaaccTTCCCAGACTTTCCAATCTTTTTATACTTCTTTATGCTTTACGTTTACAGTGGAAAAAGTAGACTGAAAAATATGtcatgaaattttgtcatttgcaatttGTAGCATGATACAGCTTTTCTGTTTGACGGTTGGCAATTTTATGCATGTTTTATAGGATTACTGTTGGTCCTTGTTTTGTTACATATTTACGTGTgttgtgtgcgtgtatgtgtatatgtatatatacatcctgtgtgtatatatatgtaacttgaaaaatgaaaagcatgcTGCTTGGCCTGAGTAGTTAATGTGTAATTGTGCCTGGtaaacaaacttttttctttcaaattctgaCCATAGAGGGATTGAGCTCTCTTTGCTCTGGTGAGCCACCTTCAGAAATTATGACttcctctttttcatcttctgaaaTGCATAACAATGACCTTACAATACTACACggagaaaaaagcaaagtgtCAGGCAGCCAGCCTATTTTagccaaagaaggaaaagactCCTTGGCTCTCCTAGATGTGAAAAAGATGGAAAAGCCTCAAGAGACCAGTGGAGACCTAGCATACTCCCCAGATTCTGTGGCAGAAGGAGTTCAGTGTACCCGTCCTTTCATTCCGGCCAATTTCCCAGATCGTCCTGCTTTTCTCTCAGAGGAAATGAGTCTACtggaacagcaaataaataaagatcaagaGTCCAAGAACCCAAATGAGGTACCAAGTACAGACGGTAAAACTGAATTGGATGCTGATGACAAGTTcactttgctgacagctcagaaaccaCTGACCCAGCAGTCTAAGGCAGAAGGCATTTGTAAATATTCCTTGTCCCCATCTGAAGTTTCAGGAGGTGGTATTATTGAAAAGGATTCCCCTGAGTCAccatttgaagtaattattgacaaagaagcatttgacaaagaatTTAAAGATGTATATAAGGAGAGCACAAATGATTTTGGTAGCTGGGCAATGAACACTGATAAAGAAACATCTGCAGACATTTTAGAGTCTAATGACAAAGTATTTCCACTGAGAAGTAAAGAGGCAGGGCGTTACCCAACCTCTGCATTGCTCACTAGACAGTTTTCACACACAACTGCAGCACTGGAAGAAGTGTCTAGATGTGTGAATGATATGCATAACTTTACTAATGAAATACTGACTTGGGATTTGGTTCCCCAAGCAAAAGAAGAGAGCTGTAAGTCTGACTACATCACAAAAACCACAGGACTTGACATGAGTGAATATAAATCAGAAATCCCAGTTGTAAATCTTAAAACTAACACTCACCAGAAAATTCCTATACGTTCTATTAATGGGAACACTCCCATCACTAAATCAGCAGGTGATTGGGCACAGGAATCCCTCCCACAAGAAAATGCTAACATTGACAAACCTGTACCGGATTGTCTCAATTCCACAAAGGAAGTCAATATCAAAGGTGTGGGAGGCCATGCGCAGAAACAAGATAACACAGTTGCAGAGTTCCCTGGGTCTCCATTTGACAAAGGTGTCTCTCGGGGTTCTGGAGTGGCCACCGTGAAAGTGGTTTTACCTGATGGCCACCTGAAAGATGAAATGAGCTGGCAGAGCGCTGTGTTAGGAGAAGCGACAGAAGCTGATAGTTCTGGTGAGTCTGATGACACAGTAATAGAGGACATCACAACCAGTGTTTCATTTGAAGGTAAAAAAATTCAGGCTGAAAAACCTGTTTCCATTCCAAGTGCTAttgtaaaaagagatgaaagagaaatcGAAGAGGCTTTCAATTGCAATAGGGAAAACAAAACATGTGAAACCTTTGAAGGGCCAGTCAGTGACCCTGAGGCAGCACACGTTCAGCCTGATATTCCCGAAAGGAGTCCAGTGGGTGAGGCAGCATGTTCACAAGTACGTGATCTGAAGATCATGTCAGAAGATGTGCAGCAGTCAGGTAGTATGAGTGAAGCTGCTGCTGAAAAACATGTTGCAACTGAGAACCCAAAGCATCCTTCAGCTGTATCTCCAGGTGTTCTTCATGAGACAGAATTCTCACTAAATGTGACAACCTCTGCCTGTTTGGAGtcattacatgaaaaaaatgttgaagatgTAGATGATTCTTCCCCAGAGGACCTGATAGCAGCCTTTACAGAAACCAGAGAGAAAGGAATCATAGGTAAAGGTGAAGGGAATGCCTTTGACGCAACATCAGAGAAGACTAGGGACTTTAAAACAAGTCTTGCTGTGGAAGTCTTGCATGAAAGTGAGTCAGGTGGTTCTGAAATTAAAGACCGAAGAAGCGAACACATggaacaaagcaaagaaacaaatggaagtgAGATTCTGGGTGTTTTCCCTGCCCGAGGTACTCCAGTGGCATCTCTTGACTTAGAACAGGAAGAGCTCACAATCAAAGCCCTTAAAGAATTGAGTGAAAGGAGGACTGAGAAGTCAGCTTCTGTACAGGGTGATGTAGAATCTCCTCCTGAAGAAACACTCGAGCACACTTTCACATGTGCTCCAGAATCCTCTTGGCTTCAGAGAGCGTATGGTGTCCTAGAACACACAGAAGTTAACACTGGATCTGATCTTGGGATTTCCAAGAAGCCCACAATTGTCACAGAAACTACTAGGGTAGATATTATACCGAGCCTTAGTAAGACTGAAGTGGTAAACAAGCAAGTCCTAGCAAGACTTCTGACGGACTTCTCAGGTAATCATTTACATTAGAAATACTGCATGTGATTACTTCTGCTGTGATTGATTATTTAATAGAATGCCATTTTTCTAAGTCTCTGATTTTATATCACCAAAATTATGGCAAGAATAAAAACACATTGTATAGTGGAGAAAGgtaaatttttttcatggttgcttgatttggttttcttctaCAAATATTTCCCAAATCAGAACACTTGTTAAATTAATATtctccttaaaacatttttttatgctCCAATTGTTTCAAGGTTCTCCTTTCCCTATAGGTTGGCCCTAGGGCAGTTGCTGCATTTAAGGATGTCATTaggcatatatttatttacaaagcttatttttttttaaataatttttaaaacttttttattttagagagagaacaagcacaagcaggggagaggggcagagggagagagagagagagagagagagagagagagagagagagagagagagaatatcccaaggaggccccacactcagcacagagcctgatgcagggcttgatcccatactctgtgatcatgacctgaactgaaatcaagagccagttactcaaccaactgagccactcaggcacccccaaagcttatttttaaatctccataaCAGTTGCACTGCTTAGCACTTGGGTTTTTTGCTGTGGGCCTTGTGAAACCTATTTAGCAATCAAAGATAAAGGAATTCCTGCTGGGAATGACAGCAAAtgaaacttttaattaatttgatcTTATACTACAGAGATTTTATGTTCTGAAAGTAGGTAACCAGTATATTGTAGTACTGTTTTGTGAGTATTGCTCAAGAGAAGTCATGCATTCTTCTACTTTGGACCTTATTTAATATTGTTCAGGCCAACATTTATTTGGTACTAGAAGCCCTTCCCATTGTCTCTGTTTACTTGATTACTTTTCTCACACTCAGCCTTCAGTTAAGTTACTTCAAATGCTATCTGTTCCGGGGTCTTAgaagatgtaagaaaaaaaggatattccAAGCCTTCCAAAAGGTACCCCCAACTTCTGATCTAAGATCTATACTTACTATATGTTCACTCTTAGGTGCTTTATAGGGATCTGTGGTTGTCCAAACTTCTTTGACAATAGATcccttttttcaaatgaaatcataCATAGAGTTACAATATTTAAGAAGATTTTTTTGTTAGGATAAACTTATAAATGTGattatactattttcttttatcctcttcttcttctgtaaaggTTTTGTTATGCACAGAATGGACAGGAAGCCCAGCCCTTAGCAGCCACTTTCCTATCCTGGTGGCAGCCAGAACCTGCTCAGCTCCTCTTGCTGGGGTGCCTCTCATGAGGAGTGAAACACACCTCTCAGATCTTGTCTTGCACTGATTTGATGTGCTTGGTGGGGTGCTCATGCCAGCAGTGCTTTGGCTTGCTCAAGTTCTTGGTCACCTTGGGGCCCTTGTTGAGACCCATGACCACGGGGTCTGCAGAGACGTGGTTGCTGCTCTTTAGTGGCTGCTGAAGTGGAAGGGCACcatttcctttatatttcctttctgaaGACCACAGGTGGTTTACTTagtctttctaaattttaatcGTTAATATAGAGATAATTGTGCTTACCTTATATTAATATTGTAGGGATTAATTGTGGAAATGCAGGTAATGCAGTGCCTAGCATATAATAAATACCGCATAGTACAAGACCTAGCATGTGGTAGGTACCGGGTAATTAATTGTTAGTGAATGAATTGATCAGTATCAGTGAAAACATTGAGACTGTTTCACAAACTAAAAAATTTGAAGTGACTGCTAAGGATAGCTGTTATCCTCTAGTGATTGCAGATTGCTGAGCTTGGATTAAGGAGTGAATTCTCATTGTTGCTTTACAACATCTAGAAGTGTGGCTTTGAACAATGAAGTTATGTCACCTTTTggggccttagtttccttatctataatgCGAGAATGTTGAAGATTATCTTCAgtatcattttaataatactcTCTGactgtaggggcccctgggtgtctccatcagttgagcatctgactcttgatttcagctcgggtcgtgatcccagggtcgtgggattgagccctgcactcagtgcagagcctgcttaagattctgtttctctaaaatataaaaataatattctctgaCTCTAGATTTCCTCATGAGTTGTTGTTGTAATTCTTATAGGTTCTTTTGTGTGATGAGGCATATGGGAATTAGGCTACAAGAATTTTGGTGTCTAATTTTGGCACATTCCTGCTTTAGCATGACCTTAGCTCATCTAACTGGTTCAACATCTTCCTTTGTTAATATGGCTATAATTATTTTGCCATCCTTTATAGTGTTGTAGTAAATAACAAACTGTGTAAATACTAATTATTACTAGTTCTTAACTGAGTTGTTTAATCTATTGTGAGAGGTGAAAAGGGCCGTGGAAGTTTAGGATATTTGTCACTGGCTAAATTCTGTGATTAGTAGATATATTTAGATGCTAATTAAAAACCAATATAATTAGATCAAGACGCTAAAAAGTCTTCCTTTGCAGGCTTCAAAAcagaaaacctttttattttttttttcttttttttttaagttaatttattttgagaaagagagagcaggggagaggagagagggagagagggagaaagagactctgaagcaggttctgtggtGCAGAgcagtggggctcaatcccatgaccctgggatcataacctgagctgaaatgaagagtcggatgctcaaccaactgagccactcagacgctcccagaaaatctttttaaattgtcttactttatgaataaatctttaaaatgtaactACTTCAGCAAAATACATCAGTCTCTAGTTCTAAGTAGTCCATCTGAGTTGCCTTCCTTTTAAAGTTAAACCAgttcgggacacctgggtggctcagtcacttgaatgtccagctcttgatttcagctccagtcacgatcccagggtcatgggatcaagccccgcgttggtctcattgtggagcctgcttacgattctctctctctctctctctctctctctctctctctctgcccctcttcccttctcatgctctctctctctctctctctctctctaaaataaaaaaatttaaaaagataaaccaaTTCTGTAATTATGTTCTGCCTGAAACTGTGAGgggaaaataggcaaaagaaaagtattaacggttttttatttttcttttgctgttttatgATACATTGTGTATAAACTCCTAATGAAGCCTAATTTCATTCCCTTTATGATAACATTAGAGTCTAATAACTGTGATATGAGCTATGATATAACTAATTGGGGAAAATTTAAATCCCTGCTCATACACCTAATTGAGTGAAGACCGTTTTTTGGATTTTAGTATCCAGATTGGCAAGAATGCAAGGAAATAGGCAGGTATATATTTTGGTGATAGGTGTGTGTAAGTTGTTACAACTtttttggaagacattttggcaATATGTAACAAAGACCTAGAATTGAGCTAGcaattatgtttctaggaacttattcTAAGGGGAAGAAATTGTACGTGCAAAAACAATTACAAAGATGTTTTTTGTAGTGCTGTTCAGAATATTGGCAGGTATCTCAGTGTCTTAACAATTAGAGATTGGTAGAATATGTTACGACCTATCTGTGCAGTCAAGTATGCAGCCACTGAAGTTgttgcaggttttttttaagaaatggaaaaatacaggaaagtaCAAAAAGACATACACTCACATTTCTATATGTAGAATTAACTTCTGTTAATTAACATTACTGTTAATGGTCATGATCGCCTCCAAACCAAGGAACCCTTTGATTACCACCTGTCCCACTtactcccttcttcccttctctggagGCAACCACCATCATGGACCTGATAAATGCTTTCAGTTTActttaaatgtatgtgtatgtagtattggtttgtgtttttaaacttttattaatatTACCATCTTTGATATCCAACTTGTTTCATTCGACATTAGGGTTTTTTAACTCCTTCCatactgaaatatatataatttcaaagaaatgaataatttattcattttgacagcTGTGTAGTAATCCTTTTTATCTAtgttatttcccttttgattagtatttgggctattttccattttttgctcTTAAAGACAGTGCTGAAGTTAACATCTTTGTACTTGTCTGGTTTTACACATATACAAGTATTTCCCTAGGGTCAGACTGCCGCTGCTCATCAATTTAACTTCTAGGTATGtgcattatttttctagttcttgtCAGTTTGCCATCAGAGCTGGAGTTTCTGCTGGTATGTGAAAATGttcataatttacttttttaaagattttatttattttttttacatgatctctacacccaatgtggggcttgaacttaaccctgagaccaagagttgtatgctctactgactgagccagccaggtgcctcaaatgttcataatttattaataaaaattgtattattgAATACCTTTGTAGAGTTTTTGTTATAGGATGGAATGATTACAGTAGAAAAGCACAAGTTAGAAAACAAGATATTCAGAATAATTAAAAGTGAATCCATATTgggtgcctcgctggctcagaagaggatgcaactcttgatctcaggaggataatgagttcaagccccatgttgggtgtagaaattacttaaataaacaaaactttaaaaagatttttaaaaatctgtataccCACACACGTGAAActgaagtaaatttttaaaaaataacatcacaATGGTTTTTCTTGCAGTATGGCCAAGTAGGCTTTTACTGGAACTGATCTTTCTGCATATAACTGTATATTCTGGacaaaattggaaggaaaaaaaagatctgaaggccctggaaaatgaacaaaagcaggcAGATTCTGAAAAGGGACTGACACttccaagaagagaaaacatggaaTGTGTTCTCCATGTTTACTGCTGTTAGCCAGATGACAGGCTGAAGTTGACACTCAGCAGATTGGCTAATAAAGCTTTCATAGAAAACTTACGAGAGGACAGAATTTGGGTCAGCCACAGCCATTCAACCACTGAAAagtaagagaaggaagaatcCTGGAGAGGAAAGATCCAGAGAGTGAGAGCCTAAAATTCTGTGTACATACTCCCTGTATACACCTCCATTTAATCCTTGAACTACACACATGCTTGGAAGACTACAAGCAGCTCAGCTCTAGAAAAAAGAAGTGAACTAAGATTGGAGATGGTGCCCAAGAGGCAAGAGCTTGCAGTTTGATGCACCAAATTAGGTGCATACTGAAACAAGTATCAGCACTCTCCAGAGGAATATAACGGAGTCCAGAGGCTGTACAACGTAATATTCACCGTGTCCAAGATATAATGCAAAActacacattttaaaagctgaGAATATATGACCCGGTCTGAAGAAAAGGACAATGAACAACAACTAACTTCATTTGTTGGAATTTGGAAACCGGGGTTTTAAGGCAGCTATTattatgaaatagagaaaaatacaagAGCCAAGTGGAGGTTTTAGAACTGTAAAATACAGCTGCTGAAATCAAAATTCACTGAGTAGCCTTAACAGCAAAATGGAGATCACAAAGGGAAAGAGTCAGTGAAGTTGGTAACAGATGAACAGAAAGTTACCCAacctgaagaacagaaagaaaaatatattactgaGCTTCGGATACCTTTGGGAAATTATTATAAGATCCAACTCATATAATTGGAAGTTTCAGAAGGAAAGGACAATGAGAGACAGAAGTGAGAATATATATGAAGACAAAATAGCAAAAGAATGcctcattaaacacacacacacacacacacacacacacacacacacacacatttactgatTAAAGAAGCTTTAGCGGAAACATTAAGATAAGAAAAGAACCATACCTTTGTACATGTGTCGGGTTCCCATGACCACCTTCAGGCTCAATGATTTGCTCGAAGGACTCAGGATTGAGAAGCTGTTATACTTACAGTTAAGAGTTCATTGCAGCAAAAGGACATAGATTAGAATTGGCAAAGGAGAAAGGCACATGGGATGAAGTCCAGGAGAAACCAGGTGCAAGCTTCCTGGTGGCCAGAGGAGTCACACAGGGATGCCCTTAATTTTCCCATCAGTGATATGACAGCATGTGCAGTGTTGCCAATAAGGGAAGCTATACTCAGTGCTTGGTGTCCAGAATGCCATGCAGTGCCCACATGGCTGACCCTAGCTACTCAGACCCCCAGAGTAAAACCAGATGTTTGCCATACATCATATTGTTAGAATAAACTCACCTGGTCACACTAGTACAGCATGGCTCAAGTGCTCAGGCATGCAAAAAAACACCAGCCAGAGTAGTCCAAGGGCTCAGAGTTCATCTCCTAGGAGCCAGCCAAGGACCAGTCCTGAAGACTGACCTTTCTTTGGCATGTACAGGGTTTGAGCATTTGAGGCCTACTTAGTTAACCCTTTCTTTTACAGTATTATAGTCAAATTACTAAAGCCAAAGATGAGAATATCTTAAAAGTAACTATAGAGCAATGAATGACATATAAAAGGAAATGGCAGTTATAATTAGAGCTAGCTTCTTACCAGAAACCACAAATGCTAGAAGACTGAAATAACATCTTCCAAAGTGTCAAACAGGGAAAAAAACGTCGACCCAGATTTCTCTATTCAGCAAAAATACTCTGcaagaatgaaggcaaaataaagactaaaTTATTAGATAAAAGAAAACTAGGAATTTGTCACTAGAAGATCTGCACTATAAGAAACACTAAAGGAAATCCTTCAGATTAGAGTTGATACCAGATAGAAACTC
This genomic stretch from Lynx canadensis isolate LIC74 chromosome D1, mLynCan4.pri.v2, whole genome shotgun sequence harbors:
- the RTN3 gene encoding reticulon-3 isoform X2; translation: MAEPSAATQSPSVSSSSSGAEPSAPGGGSPGACPALGAKSCGSSCAVQCTRPFIPANFPDRPAFLSEEMSLLEQQINKDQESKNPNEVPSTDGKTELDADDKFTLLTAQKPLTQQSKAEGICKYSLSPSEVSGGGIIEKDSPESPFEVIIDKEAFDKEFKDVYKESTNDFGSWAMNTDKETSADILESNDKVFPLRSKEAGRYPTSALLTRQFSHTTAALEEVSRCVNDMHNFTNEILTWDLVPQAKEESCKSDYITKTTGLDMSEYKSEIPVVNLKTNTHQKIPIRSINGNTPITKSAGDWAQESLPQENANIDKPVPDCLNSTKEVNIKGVGGHAQKQDNTVAEFPGSPFDKGVSRGSGVATVKVVLPDGHLKDEMSWQSAVLGEATEADSSGESDDTVIEDITTSVSFEGKKIQAEKPVSIPSAIVKRDEREIEEAFNCNRENKTCETFEGPVSDPEAAHVQPDIPERSPVGEAACSQVRDLKIMSEDVQQSGSMSEAAAEKHVATENPKHPSAVSPGVLHETEFSLNVTTSACLESLHEKNVEDVDDSSPEDLIAAFTETREKGIIGKGEGNAFDATSEKTRDFKTSLAVEVLHESESGGSEIKDRRSEHMEQSKETNGSEILGVFPARGTPVASLDLEQEELTIKALKELSERRTEKSASVQGDVESPPEETLEHTFTCAPESSWLQRAYGVLEHTEVNTGSDLGISKKPTIVTETTRVDIIPSLSKTEVVNKQVLARLLTDFSVHDLIFWRDVKKTGFVFGTTLIMLLSLAAFSVISVVSYLILALLSVTISFRVYKSVIQAVQKSEEGHPFKAYLDVDITLSSEAFHNYVNAAMVHINRALKLIIRLFLVEDLVDSLKLAVFMWLMTYVGAVFNGITLLILAELLIFSVPIVYEKYKTQIDHYVGIARDQTKSIVEKIQAKLPGIAKKKAE